From the Paenibacillus sp. FSL H8-0548 genome, one window contains:
- the sbnA gene encoding 2,3-diaminopropionate biosynthesis protein SbnA gives MERNLLSIIGNTPLIQLSKLFANDRGIQVFAKLELLNPGGSAKDRSAARIIDKAWEEGLIGPGSVIIESSSGNMAISLAAICSYLGMRFISVIDPKATQQNIRIMRAYGADIELVETADPETGEFLPARLQRVQQLVKRIPNSFWPNQYANTNNYLSHYEGTMREIVEELGHVDYIIGGVSTCGTMLGCAQYIKDHKLAAKVVAVDAAGSVIFGGVNGNRRFPGLGAGIIPTFGEKRFMDYAIKVADQDMVAGCRLLVSQESILAGPSSGAVIHALKSMEHELPDKSVCVVILHDRGERYMDTVYCDEWVKQQFHSS, from the coding sequence GTGGAGAGAAATTTGTTGTCTATCATCGGGAATACGCCACTCATTCAACTTTCAAAGCTATTCGCGAACGATCGCGGCATCCAGGTTTTTGCCAAGCTCGAACTGCTGAACCCCGGCGGCAGCGCAAAGGATCGCTCCGCTGCGCGCATCATTGATAAGGCGTGGGAGGAGGGCCTCATCGGGCCTGGCTCCGTTATTATTGAATCCAGCTCCGGCAATATGGCGATTAGCCTCGCCGCCATTTGCTCCTACCTCGGAATGCGGTTCATTAGTGTCATCGACCCAAAGGCAACGCAGCAGAACATTCGGATTATGCGCGCCTATGGCGCAGACATTGAACTGGTAGAGACGGCCGATCCTGAGACAGGAGAGTTTTTGCCAGCAAGATTGCAACGAGTTCAACAGCTGGTGAAACGCATACCGAACAGCTTTTGGCCAAACCAATATGCCAATACAAACAACTATTTATCTCATTATGAAGGAACGATGCGCGAGATCGTTGAAGAGCTGGGTCATGTCGATTACATAATCGGCGGGGTCAGCACCTGTGGTACGATGCTGGGCTGCGCACAATATATAAAGGATCATAAGCTTGCTGCGAAGGTGGTCGCCGTCGATGCGGCAGGAAGCGTTATTTTTGGCGGAGTGAATGGGAATCGCCGGTTTCCCGGACTCGGAGCAGGAATTATCCCTACATTCGGGGAGAAACGATTTATGGATTATGCGATTAAGGTCGCTGATCAAGATATGGTCGCAGGCTGCAGACTGCTGGTGAGCCAGGAATCCATTCTCGCTGGACCCTCCTCCGGCGCAGTCATTCACGCCTTAAAATCGATGGAGCACGAGCTGCCGGACAAATCGGTTTGTGTCGTTATTTTGCATGATCGCGGTGAGCGATATATGGATACCGTATATTGCGACGAATGGGTCAAGCAGCAATTCCACTCCTCCTAA
- a CDS encoding YheC/YheD family protein, translating to MRRKRGVVSKRAHRAADKWEKTLLFLGDARLRKHLPAAKLLTAGNLQKMLERWGMVYVKPTRGSQGRGVMRVEQSKVKSAGRVVRRYHYQLGERRHSFGSYQALYSSLLKDTKGKVYLVQKGIHMLKHAGRPFDIRLVVQRTPRGGWEATGTLGRVAHPRKIVTNGSQGGTIYPTAFLLRKYTDTGKRKSMLADMDRLGIHMAKKMGRSYSGMNELGLDLAIDRRLKPWIIEANTVPDPCPFAVLRDQTMLRKIVRYAKAYGRTYTLNCKKAKRGKL from the coding sequence GTGAGGAGAAAACGAGGAGTTGTCTCGAAACGAGCTCACCGCGCCGCGGATAAGTGGGAGAAAACGCTGCTGTTTCTGGGGGATGCAAGGCTCAGAAAGCATCTCCCCGCAGCGAAGCTGTTGACTGCAGGAAATCTACAGAAGATGCTGGAGCGGTGGGGCATGGTCTATGTGAAGCCGACGAGGGGGTCGCAGGGCCGCGGTGTGATGAGAGTAGAGCAAAGCAAGGTGAAGAGTGCTGGCCGTGTGGTTCGGAGGTATCATTATCAGCTTGGTGAGCGGAGGCACAGCTTTGGTTCGTATCAGGCATTGTATTCTTCGCTCTTGAAGGATACTAAGGGGAAGGTTTATCTCGTGCAGAAGGGGATTCATATGCTTAAGCATGCGGGACGTCCATTTGATATCCGACTTGTTGTTCAGCGAACGCCGCGGGGCGGCTGGGAAGCAACGGGTACACTGGGAAGAGTCGCTCATCCTCGGAAAATCGTAACGAACGGAAGCCAGGGGGGAACGATTTATCCGACTGCGTTTTTGCTGAGGAAATATACGGATACAGGGAAGCGCAAAAGCATGCTGGCTGATATGGACCGGCTTGGCATCCATATGGCAAAGAAGATGGGGCGCAGCTATTCCGGTATGAATGAGCTTGGATTGGATTTGGCAATTGATCGTAGGCTTAAGCCTTGGATAATTGAGGCCAATACTGTGCCAGACCCTTGCCCGTTTGCGGTTCTTCGGGACCAGACTATGCTCCGCAAAATCGTGCGCTACGCCAAAGCCTATGGTAGAACCTACACTCTGAACTGCAAAAAGGCGAAGCGCGGTAAGCTATAA
- a CDS encoding PucR family transcriptional regulator: protein MLLKELISLPIYANAKVVAGNEGMTNNVQSVNIMDAPDIINYLKPNELLLTTGYAMKDHPEALLSLVTSMAKVGCAGLAIKTKRFLQEVPADVLLRAAELHFPIIELSLEQSLGDLANYSLSHILEKRTDELNYALTTHKQFSQMIMQGKSTEDIIEALSLLIDSPVMLVNQQAGLLFRSSSMTEELYQWLPSELLTTSAAVGTHNSFTVTLLQPSYVNIPYSAAELHPITTFQLEGYLVALTSNNSNELNNLTKHAMEQAANVIGLELMKKQAVKERSRRYKNEFFSDFVDGLITSEQELLHRSKNYDLLNHPVYISVVAKRDTSFDSLHPSSALESDGRFISERDRHYNVLKSEFSKLDLRFVLFTKNEYFCFLIALHASQDVTDSKESKFIEQLKQMVRSLSAEHSIPISIGIGNPVSQLPDIPLSYKEAIEALQTGYDARKKQFVQPYSAKNFNNLLRMIPKEELKEYYEETFKDLLSIEGKERSDLLKTLSTFYNTHCQLAETAKQLFVHRNTVTYRLEKCERLTGRDLRDPVESLRFRTAFSMESLFLAE, encoded by the coding sequence ATGCTGCTCAAAGAGCTTATTTCCCTCCCTATTTACGCGAATGCAAAGGTTGTTGCCGGAAATGAAGGCATGACAAATAACGTCCAGTCGGTCAATATCATGGACGCTCCCGATATTATCAATTATTTAAAGCCAAATGAGCTGCTCCTAACGACTGGCTATGCCATGAAGGACCACCCCGAAGCGCTGCTATCGCTCGTCACAAGCATGGCCAAGGTTGGCTGCGCTGGGCTCGCGATTAAGACGAAGCGTTTTCTGCAGGAGGTGCCCGCAGATGTGTTGCTGCGCGCTGCAGAGCTCCATTTTCCCATTATCGAGCTTTCATTAGAGCAATCATTAGGCGATCTCGCCAACTACTCACTTAGTCATATTTTGGAGAAACGTACCGATGAGCTTAACTATGCGTTAACTACGCACAAGCAGTTTTCTCAAATGATCATGCAGGGCAAAAGCACGGAGGATATTATCGAGGCCTTATCTCTTCTGATTGATTCGCCAGTCATGCTGGTAAACCAGCAAGCGGGATTGCTCTTTCGTTCCAGCTCGATGACCGAGGAGCTCTATCAATGGCTGCCATCTGAGCTTCTTACCACGTCCGCCGCAGTCGGGACTCACAATTCATTTACCGTTACGCTGCTGCAGCCATCCTATGTAAACATACCTTACTCCGCAGCCGAGCTCCATCCGATCACAACCTTTCAACTGGAGGGCTACTTAGTCGCATTAACGAGCAATAACAGCAACGAGCTTAACAACCTAACTAAGCATGCGATGGAGCAAGCTGCTAATGTGATCGGCCTAGAGCTCATGAAGAAGCAAGCAGTCAAGGAGCGTTCGCGGCGTTACAAAAATGAGTTTTTCTCCGACTTCGTCGACGGCCTCATTACTTCTGAGCAAGAGCTGCTTCACCGCAGCAAAAACTATGATTTGTTGAATCATCCTGTGTACATTAGTGTAGTCGCTAAACGAGATACGTCGTTCGACTCGCTTCATCCCTCCAGCGCGCTTGAGTCGGATGGCCGATTTATTTCCGAGCGCGACCGCCATTACAATGTGCTGAAAAGCGAGTTTTCGAAGCTCGATTTGCGATTTGTTTTATTTACGAAAAATGAATACTTCTGCTTCCTCATTGCGCTGCATGCCAGCCAAGATGTAACCGACAGCAAAGAAAGCAAATTTATTGAACAGTTGAAGCAAATGGTACGCAGTCTGAGTGCTGAGCACAGTATCCCTATTTCCATCGGGATCGGCAATCCCGTGTCGCAGCTTCCAGATATTCCATTATCATATAAGGAAGCGATCGAAGCGCTGCAAACCGGCTATGACGCCCGTAAGAAACAGTTTGTCCAGCCGTATAGCGCCAAAAATTTCAACAATCTGCTGAGGATGATTCCGAAGGAGGAGCTGAAGGAGTATTACGAGGAAACGTTCAAGGATTTGCTAAGCATTGAAGGGAAAGAGCGGAGTGATTTGCTGAAGACGCTCAGCACCTTCTACAACACTCACTGTCAGCTGGCCGAGACTGCCAAGCAGTTATTCGTTCACCGCAACACCGTTACCTATCGCCTCGAAAAATGTGAAAGGCTCACCGGCCGCGACCTGCGCGACCCCGTTGAGAGCCTGCGTTTCCGCACAGCATTCTCTATGGAATCACTGTTTTTGGCGGAATAG
- a CDS encoding ABC transporter ATP-binding protein, whose protein sequence is MKLVVNQVGKSFGSRTILKNVDLTVNSHEFICILGHSGCGKSTLLNMIAGYLLPDDGSISVDGEEIKGPSKSRGMVFQDHALFPWMTIKDNIAFGPEVQKVPKAQAKETANEFLKLVGLEQYASHYPGELSGGMKQRVGIARALASKPDILLMDEPFGALDVLTRETMRVELQKICSQLKPTILFVTHSISEAVYLADRVVVMKHGEIAEIFEVGIKHPRSSHSAGFGEMMSRIERVLMEEEHLALAQAKVGS, encoded by the coding sequence ATGAAATTAGTAGTGAATCAGGTGGGCAAGAGCTTTGGAAGCAGAACGATTTTGAAAAATGTTGATCTCACGGTCAACTCACATGAATTTATTTGCATACTTGGACATAGCGGATGCGGCAAATCGACGCTGTTAAATATGATTGCGGGTTATCTTCTACCCGATGATGGTTCTATCTCCGTAGACGGAGAAGAGATCAAGGGACCGTCGAAGTCTCGCGGGATGGTGTTTCAGGATCATGCCCTGTTTCCATGGATGACGATTAAGGACAATATTGCCTTTGGCCCAGAGGTGCAGAAGGTGCCCAAAGCACAGGCGAAGGAAACGGCAAATGAGTTTCTAAAGCTGGTTGGACTTGAGCAATATGCGTCGCATTATCCAGGTGAGCTGTCGGGAGGCATGAAGCAGCGCGTTGGTATTGCGAGGGCGCTTGCGAGCAAGCCGGATATTTTGCTGATGGATGAGCCGTTTGGAGCTTTGGATGTACTGACCCGGGAGACGATGCGCGTAGAGCTGCAAAAGATTTGCAGCCAGCTGAAGCCGACCATTCTGTTCGTCACGCACAGCATTAGCGAAGCTGTTTATCTGGCAGATCGAGTAGTCGTCATGAAGCATGGCGAGATCGCAGAGATTTTTGAGGTAGGCATCAAGCATCCACGTTCCTCGCATTCCGCAGGCTTTGGCGAGATGATGAGCCGCATTGAGCGGGTCTTAATGGAAGAGGAGCATCTAGCGCTTGCGCAAGCAAAGGTGGGGTCGTAA
- a CDS encoding ABC transporter permease, whose translation MNGAKLTTVKDAGASGVALSESPVRSKQARGKQPSAISLFFQKYNILPSILFFVFWELFSRVNGMVKFFNPNFLPAPTSLLSEGWELAKTGIITDSIISSTIRIALGFVIGSAIAVGLGVIMSKFKTVERWFSPILNLVGPIPSLALLPLFIIWFGIGEFPKVLLIAWTTFIPVLVYTLDGFKSVPSTLIRSALSLGATERQIFTRVMLPSAIPNFLVGAQVSLGLSFSALIVSEMMGAKSGLGYIIVDARNYFKISNMFIAIILIGLEYSLFSYLLKLVEKRVMVWRKGGLRDAIEK comes from the coding sequence ATGAACGGAGCAAAGCTTACAACGGTTAAGGATGCAGGGGCAAGCGGGGTAGCCTTAAGCGAATCACCAGTCAGAAGCAAGCAGGCACGCGGCAAGCAGCCATCTGCGATCAGTTTATTTTTTCAAAAATATAACATTCTTCCCTCTATTCTGTTCTTCGTGTTCTGGGAGCTGTTCTCTAGAGTAAATGGAATGGTCAAGTTTTTTAATCCTAACTTTTTGCCAGCTCCAACCTCGCTGCTATCGGAAGGCTGGGAGCTCGCCAAGACAGGGATTATTACAGATAGTATCATCTCAAGCACGATTCGAATCGCTCTCGGTTTTGTAATCGGCAGTGCAATAGCTGTTGGCCTTGGCGTCATCATGAGCAAGTTCAAAACTGTAGAGAGGTGGTTCTCGCCAATTCTAAATTTGGTCGGACCGATTCCTTCTCTCGCGCTACTGCCCTTGTTCATCATTTGGTTCGGTATAGGGGAGTTTCCGAAGGTGCTGTTAATTGCTTGGACGACATTTATTCCGGTGCTGGTCTACACGCTTGACGGCTTCAAGTCGGTGCCATCCACCCTTATCCGCTCAGCGCTCAGCTTGGGAGCAACGGAGCGCCAAATTTTCACGAGAGTTATGCTGCCGTCAGCGATTCCGAACTTCCTCGTAGGTGCACAAGTGAGTCTTGGGTTATCCTTCTCTGCTCTAATCGTCTCCGAGATGATGGGTGCGAAGTCGGGACTGGGCTACATCATCGTAGATGCAAGGAATTATTTTAAAATCAGCAACATGTTCATTGCCATCATTTTGATTGGCCTCGAATATAGCTTGTTCTCTTATTTGCTGAAGCTGGTGGAGAAGAGAGTTATGGTTTGGCGTAAAGGCGGACTTCGAGATGCCATCGAGAAGTAA
- a CDS encoding ABC transporter substrate-binding protein: MKKSGNWFKSAIVLTSLTFVLAACGGNNNAPAATNGGSASNAPATTELETVDLTLVGVRDAQISSQQIIADKLGYFSEEGLKVESQLIESGPDIGPMVAGGSAPVSIQTNFMDIILKSTDIPVKIIAPLAQIAGTQAVVGSSKLVLNSAKDLEGKTIGIPSGADVTIAINNMAQELGVDASKIKYVNLAPSDAVVALEKGDIDALAAWEPFVTKAIQGGGKFLFSGTKSELPDKQGDVNWMSVHTTIQVTDSFLSKNPNTLKAVLRALKKATDYINDNRDEAIKILAPELHLTVEELTQIMSRNVYSMEVGDTYVNGSNGPAVGEYLKSVGNIKSVPAPASYHDLSLLKEVDPSLIVTELK, encoded by the coding sequence ATGAAAAAATCAGGAAATTGGTTCAAATCAGCAATTGTACTTACTTCTTTAACATTTGTGCTTGCGGCTTGCGGAGGCAACAATAATGCTCCAGCAGCAACCAATGGTGGTTCTGCATCGAATGCGCCAGCTACCACGGAGCTGGAGACAGTGGATTTAACGCTGGTCGGCGTTCGTGACGCTCAAATTTCCTCGCAGCAAATTATTGCCGATAAGCTGGGCTACTTCAGCGAAGAGGGCCTTAAAGTAGAAAGTCAACTCATCGAGAGCGGTCCGGATATTGGTCCGATGGTTGCCGGCGGCAGTGCTCCAGTCAGCATACAAACAAACTTTATGGATATTATTTTGAAATCGACAGACATTCCGGTCAAAATCATTGCTCCGCTCGCTCAAATTGCTGGAACACAGGCGGTAGTTGGCTCAAGCAAGCTGGTGCTGAACAGCGCCAAGGATCTTGAAGGCAAAACAATCGGCATCCCAAGCGGTGCGGACGTTACGATTGCGATCAATAATATGGCACAAGAGCTTGGCGTAGACGCTAGCAAAATCAAATACGTAAACCTTGCGCCAAGTGACGCGGTTGTTGCTTTGGAGAAAGGCGATATCGACGCACTGGCTGCATGGGAGCCGTTCGTAACGAAGGCGATCCAAGGCGGCGGAAAATTCCTCTTTAGCGGAACGAAGAGTGAGCTGCCAGACAAACAAGGCGATGTGAACTGGATGAGCGTTCATACGACAATCCAAGTTACCGACTCCTTCCTATCGAAAAATCCGAACACATTGAAGGCTGTCCTGCGCGCTTTGAAGAAAGCGACAGACTACATCAATGACAACCGCGACGAAGCTATCAAAATATTAGCGCCTGAGCTTCACCTTACAGTTGAAGAGCTTACACAAATTATGTCTCGCAACGTGTACTCGATGGAGGTTGGCGACACGTACGTAAATGGAAGCAACGGTCCAGCGGTGGGTGAGTACCTGAAGTCAGTGGGCAACATCAAGTCTGTACCTGCACCGGCATCCTACCATGATTTAAGTCTTCTTAAGGAAGTTGATCCGAGCTTGATCGTAACAGAGCTTAAGTAG
- a CDS encoding allantoinase — protein sequence MAEHNELDLIIKNGTVVLRDEVRMLDIGMKAGKIVQLGEELNADRAASVLDASGLTVMAGMIDVHVHLNEPGLGDWEGFVTGSAALAAGGCTTYIDMPLNGIPPTVTVSAMEQKLAAAKDRSYVDYAIWGGLVPGKLHELIPLHEAGVVGFKAFMSSPGDPSEDAFREVDDYTLLEGMKIIAGLNKVLALHAESEPIVAKLGNAMRALGKLTPSDYVASRPIIAELEAINRALFYAEQTGCALHFVHISSEAGVQAITEARERGMNVTVETCPHYLMLTEVDLDRKGAAAKCSPPLRDADEREKLWKVIAEGAVDMISSDHSPCPVAMKEADNFFDAWGGIAGAQSSVELIIGEGHVKRGLPLTLLSELLASGPARRFGLQAAKGEIRIGADADFVLIDLNKSYVLEEQHLYQKHKHSPYIGEELHCKIKATYLRGERVYEETAGLSESKQGQWVK from the coding sequence ATGGCTGAACATAACGAGCTTGATCTGATCATTAAAAATGGAACGGTCGTATTGCGCGATGAAGTGCGCATGCTTGATATAGGAATGAAAGCGGGCAAAATCGTACAGCTAGGCGAGGAGCTGAATGCAGACCGCGCAGCTTCGGTCTTGGATGCGTCAGGCCTAACTGTCATGGCTGGAATGATTGATGTTCATGTCCATCTGAATGAGCCAGGCTTAGGAGACTGGGAGGGCTTCGTGACTGGCTCTGCGGCACTTGCTGCCGGCGGGTGTACGACCTATATAGATATGCCGCTGAACGGCATTCCACCAACCGTTACGGTGAGTGCAATGGAGCAGAAGCTCGCTGCTGCTAAGGATAGATCGTATGTCGATTACGCCATTTGGGGCGGGCTGGTCCCTGGGAAGCTGCATGAGCTTATTCCGCTGCATGAGGCGGGAGTTGTAGGCTTTAAGGCGTTCATGTCATCGCCGGGTGATCCGAGCGAGGATGCTTTCCGAGAGGTGGATGATTATACGCTGCTCGAAGGAATGAAGATTATCGCGGGCCTAAATAAGGTGCTTGCGCTGCATGCGGAGAGTGAGCCGATCGTCGCTAAGCTAGGGAATGCGATGCGGGCGCTGGGCAAATTAACGCCAAGTGATTATGTGGCCTCGCGTCCGATTATTGCGGAGCTTGAAGCGATCAATCGGGCTCTCTTTTATGCAGAGCAAACGGGCTGTGCGCTTCATTTTGTCCATATTAGCAGCGAGGCTGGTGTGCAGGCCATTACAGAGGCGCGCGAGCGCGGCATGAATGTAACGGTAGAGACTTGTCCGCACTATTTGATGCTGACGGAGGTTGATTTGGATCGTAAGGGTGCGGCAGCCAAATGCTCGCCTCCACTGCGGGATGCTGATGAGCGCGAGAAGCTGTGGAAGGTCATAGCGGAGGGTGCGGTTGATATGATTTCATCGGATCATTCCCCATGTCCTGTTGCTATGAAGGAAGCGGACAATTTCTTTGATGCTTGGGGCGGTATTGCGGGAGCGCAAAGCTCAGTGGAGCTGATTATTGGAGAGGGGCATGTGAAGCGCGGGCTGCCGCTTACGCTGCTCAGTGAATTGTTAGCCAGCGGGCCGGCGCGGCGTTTTGGATTACAGGCTGCCAAGGGGGAGATTCGAATAGGGGCTGATGCTGATTTTGTTCTCATTGATCTGAACAAATCCTATGTACTGGAAGAGCAGCATTTGTATCAAAAGCACAAGCATAGTCCGTATATTGGCGAAGAGCTTCATTGCAAAATCAAAGCGACCTATTTGCGCGGTGAACGGGTATATGAAGAAACAGCGGGACTCAGTGAAAGCAAGCAGGGCCAATGGGTGAAATAA
- the allC gene encoding allantoate deiminase, with amino-acid sequence MERSVRLSPLEKEQQLSYFETEVMNVLNWLATFSPDEEGGITRLLYTEGWLKTQQALQLKMDSCGLVTEFDNVGNLFGRLLGEDENAPSIITGSHIDTVIQGGKYDGAYGIAAGLLALEYLQRRYGKPKRTLEIVSLCEEEGSRFPMAYWGSGSIVGKRNFEQIVHLQDSQEVFFADAMQRCGFGEGIGRESRRDDIAAFIEVHIEQGAVLEQDGFSIGVVETIAGQRRMKFEVIGESNHAGTTPMPMRRDALEGVSMMILKLRQEALRIGAPLVATVGRLQVLPNVPNVVPGKVIFTVDARHADGQALDRFCQWVMKEFATLAAERQLEIEGTEWFREEPVPMNERLKQHMDDVCGQMGISSKRMISGAGHDAQMFEHICPTAMLFVPSRRGISHSPEEYTRPRELAVGVLVLTELLYRLGYEGEEL; translated from the coding sequence ATGGAGCGAAGTGTACGTCTCTCTCCTCTGGAGAAGGAGCAGCAATTGTCGTATTTTGAAACAGAGGTTATGAACGTATTAAATTGGCTGGCTACGTTTAGTCCGGATGAAGAAGGCGGCATTACGCGGCTGCTTTACACAGAAGGCTGGCTCAAGACGCAGCAGGCGCTTCAGCTCAAAATGGATAGCTGCGGTCTAGTGACCGAGTTTGATAATGTTGGAAACTTATTTGGCAGACTACTAGGCGAGGATGAGAATGCGCCTTCTATTATAACGGGCTCGCATATTGATACGGTTATTCAGGGTGGCAAATATGATGGAGCTTATGGCATTGCAGCGGGCTTGCTGGCGCTGGAATATTTGCAGCGGCGTTATGGCAAGCCGAAGCGAACGCTTGAAATTGTGTCGTTGTGCGAGGAGGAGGGCAGCCGGTTTCCTATGGCATACTGGGGCTCGGGCAGCATCGTTGGAAAACGGAATTTTGAGCAAATCGTACATTTGCAGGATTCGCAGGAGGTTTTTTTTGCAGATGCGATGCAGCGGTGCGGCTTTGGCGAGGGAATAGGAAGAGAGAGTCGGCGCGACGATATCGCTGCTTTTATAGAGGTTCATATTGAGCAAGGAGCGGTGCTGGAGCAGGATGGTTTTTCCATCGGTGTTGTAGAAACGATCGCGGGCCAGCGTCGGATGAAATTTGAAGTTATTGGCGAATCGAATCATGCAGGAACGACACCGATGCCGATGCGGCGAGATGCTCTAGAGGGTGTTAGTATGATGATTCTGAAGCTTCGGCAGGAGGCGCTTCGGATTGGTGCTCCACTCGTAGCGACCGTTGGGCGGCTGCAGGTGCTGCCGAATGTGCCAAATGTGGTGCCGGGCAAGGTGATCTTCACGGTAGACGCACGACATGCTGACGGACAGGCGCTGGATCGTTTTTGCCAGTGGGTGATGAAGGAGTTTGCCACACTTGCGGCTGAGCGTCAGCTCGAAATCGAGGGAACGGAATGGTTTCGGGAGGAGCCGGTTCCGATGAATGAGCGGCTCAAGCAGCATATGGATGATGTTTGTGGGCAAATGGGCATTTCATCAAAAAGAATGATTAGCGGGGCGGGACATGACGCCCAGATGTTTGAGCATATTTGTCCGACAGCGATGCTGTTCGTACCGAGCAGACGAGGGATTTCGCATTCACCGGAGGAATATACGAGGCCTCGTGAGCTAGCTGTAGGCGTGCTTGTGTTAACGGAGCTGCTGTATCGATTAGGCTATGAGGGGGAAGAGCTATGA
- a CDS encoding alanine--glyoxylate aminotransferase family protein: MKKYKDLAPSPRTIMTPGPVEVDPRVLRAMSYPILGQFDPEFTSLMNETMEMLRELFQTENEWAFPVDGTSRSGIEAVLVGLIEPGDKVLVPIYGRFGHLLTEIAKRCGAEVVTLETEWGSVFKTEKIVQAIKAHQPKLVALVHGETSTGRMQPLEGIGQACREVDALFVVDAVATIGGIEVATDRLLIDAVIGGTQKCLSVPAGMAPITYNKRAEARLLSRKKIERGLLLADGEDDPLLRPIQSNYLDLSQLQDYWSPARLNHHTEATSMLYALREGLRLVLEEGLEARYARHREHEAALIAGLEAMGLSLYGDPACKMTVVTCIEIPAGVDGESVRSMLLDHYGIEIASSFGPLKGKIWRIGTMGYSCSKRNVLLTLGALEAVLLRHGHKLAAGRSLQAAMDVYDM; encoded by the coding sequence ATGAAAAAATATAAAGATTTGGCGCCATCGCCGCGTACGATCATGACGCCAGGGCCAGTGGAGGTTGACCCGCGGGTGCTGCGGGCCATGTCTTATCCTATACTCGGCCAATTCGATCCTGAGTTTACGTCTTTGATGAATGAAACGATGGAGATGCTGCGGGAGCTGTTTCAGACAGAGAATGAATGGGCTTTTCCGGTGGACGGGACGTCGAGGTCTGGCATTGAAGCGGTGCTCGTTGGTTTAATTGAGCCAGGAGATAAAGTTCTTGTGCCCATTTATGGCAGGTTCGGTCATTTGTTGACAGAGATCGCGAAGCGCTGCGGCGCAGAAGTCGTTACGCTGGAGACGGAATGGGGCAGTGTGTTCAAAACAGAGAAAATTGTTCAGGCGATAAAGGCTCATCAGCCTAAGCTGGTGGCGCTTGTCCATGGCGAAACGTCGACGGGACGAATGCAGCCGCTTGAGGGGATAGGTCAGGCGTGCAGAGAAGTGGATGCGCTGTTCGTAGTAGATGCTGTTGCGACGATTGGCGGTATAGAGGTGGCGACGGATCGTTTGCTTATTGATGCGGTCATCGGCGGCACGCAGAAATGCTTGTCTGTACCAGCGGGTATGGCTCCGATCACCTATAATAAACGGGCGGAAGCGAGGCTCCTAAGCCGCAAAAAAATTGAAAGAGGTCTGCTGCTCGCCGATGGCGAGGATGATCCGCTGCTGCGTCCCATCCAGAGCAACTATCTCGATCTTAGTCAGCTTCAGGACTACTGGAGTCCGGCGCGGCTTAACCATCATACGGAAGCGACCTCAATGCTGTATGCGCTGCGCGAGGGCTTGCGACTAGTGCTGGAGGAAGGGCTTGAAGCGCGCTATGCACGGCATCGTGAGCATGAGGCGGCGCTGATTGCTGGCTTGGAGGCTATGGGACTAAGCTTGTATGGCGATCCTGCCTGCAAAATGACAGTCGTCACCTGTATAGAAATACCTGCTGGGGTGGACGGCGAGTCTGTGCGGTCGATGCTTCTAGATCACTATGGCATTGAGATAGCCAGCTCCTTCGGCCCCCTGAAGGGCAAAATATGGCGTATTGGCACAATGGGCTACAGCTGCAGCAAACGCAATGTGCTGCTTACGCTCGGCGCGCTGGAAGCGGTGCTGCTTCGCCACGGTCACAAGCTGGCTGCAGGCCGGTCGCTTCAAGCGGCGATGGATGTTTATGATATGTAG
- a CDS encoding S-layer homology domain-containing protein produces the protein MTRFAFIAMIIIVFIAALSYPFTDSHSTIALAPSATSPVFKDIKGHWTEKTINNMENKVILNEYPDRTFRSQKSVKIDQFIKTLVLSHPSATKTFIYSITTKK, from the coding sequence ATGACGCGCTTCGCTTTTATCGCAATGATAATCATTGTTTTTATAGCGGCCTTGTCCTATCCGTTCACGGATAGCCATTCGACAATAGCATTAGCACCCTCCGCCACTTCACCCGTATTTAAGGATATCAAAGGCCATTGGACAGAGAAAACTATTAACAACATGGAAAATAAAGTAATATTAAACGAATATCCCGATAGGACCTTCCGGTCACAGAAATCGGTAAAAATCGACCAATTCATCAAAACGCTCGTTCTGAGCCACCCGTCGGCAACAAAAACCTTTATTTACTCCATCACCACGAAAAAATAG